A region from the Falco rusticolus isolate bFalRus1 chromosome 4, bFalRus1.pri, whole genome shotgun sequence genome encodes:
- the COMMD3 gene encoding LOW QUALITY PROTEIN: COMM domain-containing protein 3 (The sequence of the model RefSeq protein was modified relative to this genomic sequence to represent the inferred CDS: inserted 1 base in 1 codon) has product MELSAYAQGGWRLLGDPRRFPRRPYAALLRALPQPPPSIHPQAGLDDPDLKDIDPTVIKTCHAAAATCILEAGKQKADISAISTCLEECKLDKERIEQFCTEYQKNKDALEILLGSIGRSPLHITDVSWRLEYQIKSNQLHKTYXPSYLVTLNVENNDSGSHPDVSFSCTMEQLQDLVGKLKDAAKSLERATQM; this is encoded by the exons ATGGAGCTGTCGGCGTACGCGCAGGGCGGGTGGCGGCTGCTGGGCGACCCCCGCCGCTTCCCCCGCCGCCCTTACGCCGCTCTCCTCCGCGCGCTTCCGCAGCCTCCACCCTCGATCCACCCGCAGGCCGGGCTGG ACGATCCAGACCTGAAAGATATTGACCCTACGGTAATTAAAACATGCCATGCTGCGGCCGCAACGTGTATTCTggaggcaggaaagcagaaagccGACATATCTGCTATAAG CACGTGTCTAGAAGAATGTAAGCTGGATAAAGAGAGAATAGAACAATTTTGCACCGAATATCAG aaaaacAAGGATGCATTGGAAATCCTATTGGGAAG CATAGGCAGATCTCCTCTCCATATAACTGATGTCTCTTGGCGCTTGGAATATCAGATCAAG AGCAATCAACTTCATAAAACTT AGCCTTCCTACTTGGTGACCTTAAACGTAGAG aataatGATTCAGGATCACACCCAGATGTTAGTTTTAGTTGCACGATGGAGCAATTACAG GATTTAGTTGGAAAACTAAAAGATGCTGCAAAAAGTCTAGAAAGAGCGACTCAGATGTGA
- the LOC119147218 gene encoding polycomb complex protein BMI-1, whose translation MHRTTRIKITELNPHLMCVLCGGYFIDATTIIECLHSFCKTCIVRYLETSKYCPICDVQVHKTRPLLNIRSDKTLQDIVYKLVPGLFKNEMKRRRDFYAAHPSADAANGSNEDRGEVADEDKRIITDDEIISLSIEFFDQNRLERKGNKEKEKSKEEVNDKRYLRCPAAMTVMHLRKFLRSKMDIPNTFQIDVMYEEEPLKDYYTLMDIAYIYTWRRNGPLPLKYRVRPTCKRMKISHQREGLNNSGELESDSGSDKASSPAGGIPSTSSCLPSPSTPVQSPHPQFPHISSTMNGTSSSPSSNHQSSFTNRARKTSINGSSATSSG comes from the exons ATGCACCGAACGACCAGAATCAAAATCACCGAGCTAAACCCCCATCTCATGTGCGTGCTCTGCGGCGGGTACTTCATCGATGCAACAACCATCATAGAATGCCTCCACTCCT TCTGTAAGACCTGTATCGTGCGTTACTTGGAGACCAGCAAGTATTGTCCTATCTGTGATGTCCAAGTTCACAAAACTCGACCGCTTTTGAATATAAG gtcagATAAAACTCTCCAAGATATTGTATACAAGCTAGTACCAGGCCTTTTCAAAA atgaaatgaaaagaagaagGGATTTTTATGCTGCTCATCCATCAGCTGATG CTGCCAATGGCTCTAATGAAGACAGGGGAGAAGTGGCTGACGAAGACAAAAGAATTATAACAGACGACGAGATAATAAGCTTATCCATTGAATTCTTTGACCAGAATAG ACTGGAACGAAAAGGaaataaggagaaagaaaaatcaaaggaagaG GTGAATGACAAAAGATACTTACGCTGCCCAGCAGCAATGACAGTGATGCACCTAAGAAAGTTCCTGCGGAGTAAAATGGATATACCCAACACTTTCCAG ATTGATGTGATGTACGAAGAGGAGCCTCTGAAGGACTACTACACCCTAATGGATATTGCCTACATCTATACCTGGAGGCGG AACGGGCCTCTCCCCTTGAAATACCGGGTCCGACCTACATGCAAGAGAATGAAGATCAGTCACCAGAGGGAAGGCTTGAATAATAGCGGGGAGCTGGAAAGTGACTCTGGGAGCGACAAGGCGAGCAGCCCAGCAGGAGgcatcccctccacctcctcctgtttgcccagccccagcacgcCGGTCCAGTCTCCacacccccagttcccccacATCTCCAGCACCATGAAcggcaccagcagcagccccagcagtaACCACCAGTCCTCCTTTACCAACAGAGCACGGAAAACGTCGATAAATGGCTCTTCGGCCACTTCATCTGGTTGA